The Neospora caninum Liverpool complete genome, chromosome X genome includes a region encoding these proteins:
- a CDS encoding putative protein kinase — MLTVSNSTSDMPSTPLRSAGGHAAHASPLSTPTGQRVGDKPASHGWNSSGSVSSVEDGVSYEGHIGSVSAHQKRFRAQTRNVSGTKSTGSTKKGPSSVSAESAGTHIVRGLLAAANAGQNNGACWPDSRVLPFGASGASAAGALNSSVVSDPRFFLHAKTPESMCKNGGASQPVCGTGSTRVGTHLTTPGSSQHTLADLHGGLPSDSAVGAVRRALDQWFGVSSSGSDSGTGASGAVLGSSRSHLITEAMLAAGGVAALGGGDPAASWPPTPFVGGGNTARGERATASPPSSVAGPCSGTSVSCRSFCRGASCDAGKKASEQSKHALGSSQTHAKSSDVTLSGLSSSQGTVSSTKRSAQPKTSGPKVATDSIVPAAEPGSLPLYRGPDPLPTCLYRRLYDPLGPVMFSFPPLQGAQHARAEIRLWPRDVDRVISQNSSKRKVHRAVWLSPVEPKIAFPVALKFVEDGNIRDGRSIKREIECHLYIYQRLGQLMAGKTYNRLEDAWPCAEMFGYYLDKKNPGMSVLVTRKLSGPDFFDVIRTEHTSTFNARTALLYEQHKLQWCLLAMERIAQYGRLGIRHNDIKPDNIVLDFYATPDSNERLLDVKLIDLGTASMQHAKDFTGGTSWYESPEQKVLEFHTKKQRNLEAAKQINIGLPSDAWGAGLSITEVLMGRRVVDVMKPPLGPGPLDFRGTEGWVVEPKDWVHCARQALGLDREHQRFPLCAEAARLVFSMLVRPKPTMRATVEDVLPHLRLFADEATFQAMRKYHDPAPNCETNGNSMRGSGVPTFSHQS; from the exons ATGTTGACAGTGTCAAATAGCACGTCGGACATGCCGAGCACTCCCCTGCGGAGTGCAGGGGGTCATGCCGCTCACGCTTCGCCGCTGTCGACTCCGACGGGCCAGCGCGTCGGAGACAAACCCGCTTCGCATGGGTGGAACAGCAGCGGGAGTGTGTCGAGTGTAGAGGACGGCGTCTCCTACGAGGGGCACATCGGCTCCGTCTCCGCGCACCAGAAGCGTTTTCGTGCGCAGACGCGCAACGTCTCGGGAACCAAGAGCACCGGATCCACAAAAAAGGGACCGTCGAGCGTGTCTGCGGAAAGCGCCGGAACCCACATCGTTCGGGGCCTCCTCGCAGCCGCCAACGCGGGCCAGAACAATGGCGCGTGCTGGCCCGACAGCAGGGTCCTCCCCTTTGGCGCGAGCGGGGCGTCTGCAGCTGGGGCTTTGAATTCAAGTGTTGTCTCAGatcctcgcttcttcctgcatgcaaagacgCCCGAGTCGATGTGCAAAAACGGAGGCGCTTCACAGCCTGTCTGCGGAACAGGAAGCACGCGTGTCGGAACTCACCTGACGACGCCTGGGAGCTCTCAGCACACCCTCGCAGATCTCCATGGCGGGCTGCCAAGCGACTCTGCCGTTGGTGCAGTAAGACGTGCGCTGGACCAGTGGTTCGGTGTCAGCAGCAGCGGCTCGGACTCCGGCACCGGCGCCTCTGGCGCTGTTCTGGGAAGCTCACGAAGTCATCTTATCACTGAGGCCATGCTGGCAGCTGGTGGCGTCGCGGCTCTTGGAGGCGGCGACCCAGCAGCCAGCTGGCCGCCGACCCCTTTCGTGGGAGGCGGCAACACGGCGAGGGGGGAGCGCGCCACGGCGAGtcctccttcctccgtcGCTGGACCATGCTCTGGCACCTCGGTTTCGTGTCGAAGCTTCTGCCGAGGAGCCTCCTGCGATGCTGGCAAGAAGGCCTCCGAGCAGTCAAAGCACGCGCTCG GGTCTAGTCAAACGCACGCCAAGTCGTCCGACGTCACCCTTTCGggtctctcgtcctctcaaGGCACTGTAtcctcgacgaagaggagtGCACAGCCAAAAACGTCTG GCCCGAAGGTGGCGACAGACAGTATTGTCCCGGCAGCTGAGCCAGGCAGCTTGCCACTTTACCGAGGGCCAGATCCTCTTCCTACGTGCCTGTACCGTCGCTTGTACGACCCGCTGGGGCCAGTCatgttttcctttccgccgCTTCAAGGTGCACAGCATGCGCGAGCTGAGATTCGCTTGTGGCCGCGAGACGTGGATCGCGTGATTTCCCAAAACAGCAGCAAGCGCAAAGTCCACAGAGCTGTCTGGCTTTCTCCGGTTGAGCCGAAGATTGCTTTTCCTGTGGCATTAAAGTTCGTCGAGGATGGAAACATTCGTGACGGCCGGAGCatcaagagagagattgAGTGTCACTTGTACATTTACCAGAGACTGGGCCAGCTGATGGCAGGCAAGACGTACAATCGGTTGGAGGATGCTTGGCCTTGTGCTGAGATGTTTGGCTACTATCTGGACAAGAAAAATCCGGGGATGTCTGTTTTGGTGACTCGGAAATTGTCGGGTCCCGATTTCTTTGATGTGATCCGCACGGAACACACGTCCACCTTCAATGCTCGCACAGCGCTTCTGTACGAACAGCATAAGCTGCAGTGGTGTCTGCTTGCGATGGAGCGCATCGCGCAGTACGGCCGCTTGGGAATTCGCCACAACGACATCAAGCCGGACAACATTGTGTTGGATTTCTACGCCACTCCGGACTCGAATGAGCGTCTTCTCGACGTGAAACTCATTGATCTGGGGACGGCGTCAATGCAGCATGCGAAGGACTTCACCGGAGGGACGTCCTGGTACGAATCTCCGGAACAGAAAGTTCTGGAATTCCACacaaagaagcagagaaatctggaggcggcgaagcagatCAACATTGGCCTTCCCTCTGACGCATGGGGCGCTGGACTCTCGATTACAGAGGTCCTTATGGGACGTCGTGTCGTCGACGTTATGAAGCCTCCTCTGGGGCCCGGTCCTCTGGATTTCCGCGGAACCGAAGGCTGGGTTGTGGAGCCCAAAGACTGGGTCCACTGCGCCCGTCAGGCCCTCGGTCTAGACCGCGAACACCAGCGCTTCCCTCTTTGTGCGGAGGCGGCTCGCCTTGTCTTCTCCATGCTTGTGCGGCCCAAGCCGACCATGCGCGCTACCGTTGAAGACGTGCTGCCCCATCTTCGACTCTTTGCAGACGAAGCGACATTCCAGGCGATGAGAAAATACCACGATCCAGCCCCCAACTGCGAAACGAACGGCAACTCGATGCGCGGTTCCGGTGTCCCTACGTTCTCGCATCAATCCTAA